In a single window of the Etheostoma spectabile isolate EspeVRDwgs_2016 chromosome 3, UIUC_Espe_1.0, whole genome shotgun sequence genome:
- the fam181b gene encoding LOW QUALITY PROTEIN: protein FAM181B (The sequence of the model RefSeq protein was modified relative to this genomic sequence to represent the inferred CDS: inserted 1 base in 1 codon; deleted 1 base in 1 codon) has product MAVQTAIMNPQFMNFCFPGSVMEYEVEKSLDGSLLGEAENDEDYKETTRDLLSFIDSASSNIKLALDKPVKSKRKVNHRKYLQKQIKRCTGNITPGNVAEVPVKRQGSPLAQPLQSKPLPKRDGVQANLQSKSLAALFSPAKDIRGERAKKPPLRHRNLPPXFFTEPANCSKVSSTSGMTLKDLERGNPEAAEFFELLGPDYSNMVSDQDLYQSMAVRVQPEMGGPDPASYDAQHLVGGLLYSEPWTSCSVPTKKVGENLRTGPAQPPAYCHSEAASGSIEDNALCTLAFPNFFTDCSIPQVTYDLSGGYNRTNYSSL; this is encoded by the exons ATGGCTGTTCAGACTGCAATCATGAACCCTCAGTTCATGAATTTCTGCTTCCCTGGTTCTGTGATGGAGTACGAGGTGGAGAAAAGTCTGGATGGGAGTCTCCTCGGTGAGGCAGAAAATGACGAGGACTACAAAGAGACCACTCGGGACTTGCTGAGCTTCATAGACTCGGCCTCCAGCAATATCAAGCTGGCTCTGGACAAGCCGGTGAAGTCCAAGAGGAAAGTCAACCACCGGAAGTATCTACAGAAGCAGATCAAACGGTGC ACCGGCAATATAACACCAGGAAATGTAGCAGAAGTCCCAGTTAAAAGACAGGGTTCCCCCCTGGCTCAGCCCCTGCAGAGCAAACCTCTACCTAAACGTGACGGGGTCCAGGCCAATTTACAGAGCAAGAGCTTGGCGGCCCTCTTTAGCCCTGCGAAGGATATAAGGGGTGAGAGAGCCAAGAAACCACCCCTCAGGCATCGTAATCTGCCCC TCTTTTTCACCGAGCCGGCCAACTGCTCCAAAGTCAGCTCCACGTCTGGGATGACACTGAAGGACTTGGAGCGGGGCAATCCTGAGGCGGCGGAGTTCTTCGAGCTCTTGGGGCCAGATTACAGCAACATGGTCAGCGACCAGGACCTTTATCAAAGTATGGCCGTCCGGGTGCAGCCAGAGATGGGAGGCCCGGATCCTGCCTCCTACGATGCTCAACATTTAGTTGGGGGTCTCCTCTACTCTGAGCCCTGGACTAGCTGCTCAGTACCCACTAAGAAAGTAGGGGAGAACCTGCGAACAGGCCCAGCCCAGCCCCCTGCTTACTGTCATTCTGAGGCTGCTTCCGGGTCCATAGAGGATAACGCACTGTGCACTTTGGCTTTCCCCAACTTCTTCACAGACTGCTCCATACCTCAGGTCACTTATGATTTAAGTGGTGGTTATAACAGAACTAATTATTCATCTCTATGA
- the prcp gene encoding lysosomal Pro-X carboxypeptidase translates to MRTGLRTGLGTGLRTQGPDRAAAPCLLTLCLGCLHVVALKPQLLTRLGGSSHSTDTPISYDTFYFDQRIDHFGFLEDGTFKQRYLVADEHWQRPGGPILFYTGNEGDITWFCNNTGFMWDVAEELGAMLVFAEHRYYGESLPFGQDSYSDSKHLNYLSSEQALADFAVLIKHLKSSSPGAEQSPVIAVGGSYGGMLAAWFRMKYPNIVVGALAASAPIWQFPGMVPCGDFYRIVTQDFAKSGNACDANIRKSWKAINNVSSTASGLQWLSEEFSLCAPLKSSIDAVGFKSWLQETWVNLAMVDYPYPANFLQPLPRWPIQVVCKFLALDPSVSDYELLHGVAQAAKVYYNYTGSSPCLNTSQTATGSLGLLGWFYQACTEMVMPMCADGVHDMFEPQDWNLQAFSDECNAMFGVRPRADWAGTVYGGKDIASHSNIIFSNGGLDPWSAGGVTSNITDSLVSILIPDGAHHLDLRYRNDQDPPSVRAARALEVMYFREWIRQAKKTQPRCP, encoded by the exons ATGAGGACCGGACTGAGGACCGGACTAGGGACCGGACTGAGGACCCAGGGCCCGGACAGAGCTGCAGCCCCCTGCCTCCTGACGCTGTGTCTCGGCTGCTTACATGTAGTCGCCCTCAAACCACAACTCCTCACCAGGCTGGGGGGCTCGTCCCACTCCACTGACACCCCCATCAGCTACGACACATTCTATTTTGACCAGAGG ATTGATCATTTTGGTTTCCTAGAGGACGGCACCTTCAAACAGAGATACCTGGTGGCTGACGAGCACTGGCAGCGGCCTGGAGGACCTATTTTGTTCTACACCGGCAATGAAGGCGACATCACCTGGTTCTGCAACAATACG GGCTTCATGTGGGATGTTGCGGAGGAGTTAGGCGCCATGCTGGTTTTTGCAGAACATCGTTACTATGGAGAGTCCCTGCCATTTGGACAAGACTCTTACAGT GACAGCAAACACCTGAACTACCTGAGCTCCGAGCAGGCCCTGGCCGATTTTGCAGTGCTGATTAAGCACCTGAAGAGTTCTTCACCCGGAGCTGAGCAGAGCCCTGTCATCGCTGTCGGGGGTTCCTATGGGGGGATGCTCGCCGCCTGGTTCAGGATGAAGTACCCCAATATAGTTGTTGG AGCTCTGGCAGCCTCCGCACCAATATGGCAGTTCCCTGGCATGGTGCCATGCGGAGACTTCTACAGAATAGTCACGCAGGACTTTGCCAAGAGTGGGAACGCCTGTGATGCAAACATCAGAAAGTCATGGAAGGCTATTAACAACGTCTCTTCCACTG CGTCTGGTCTTCAGTGGCTGTCAGAAGAATTCAGTTTATGCGCTCCTCTCAAAAGCAGCATCGATGCTGTCGGCTTCAAGAGCTGGCTGCAGGAGACCTGGGTGAACCTGGCCATGGTGGACTACCCCTACCCAGCCAACTTTCTGCAGCCCCTTCCTCGCTGGCCCATCCAG GTGGTGTGTAAGTTTCTTGCTTTGGATCCCAGCGTGTCGGACTATGAGCTGCTGCACGGTGTCGCCCAAGCAGCAAAGGTCTACTACAACTACACCGGCAGCTCCCCCTGCCTCAACACATCCCAGACAGCCACGGGCAGCCTGGGTTTACTGGGCTGGTTTTACCAG GCCTGCACGGAGATGGTGATGCCCATGTGCGCTGATGGCGTCCACGACATGTTTGAGCCCCAGGACTGGAACCTGCAGGCCTTTTCTGACGAGTGTAACGCCATGTTTGGTGTCAGGCCACGAGCTGACTGGGCAGGCACCGTCTACGGGGGGAAGGACATCGCCTCTCACAGCAACATCATCTTCAG TAACGGAGGACTCGACCCGTGGTCGGCTGGCGGAGTGACTTCCAACATAACAGATTCTCTGGTTTCCATCCTGATTCCTGACGGAGCCCATCACCTGGACCTCCGCTACCGCAATGACCAGGACCCCCCATCAGTCCGCGCTGCCCGGGCCTTAGAGGTGATGTATTTCCGAGAGTGGATCAGGCAGGCTAAAAAAACACAGCCCCGTTGTCCCTAG